A region of Sugiyamaella lignohabitans strain CBS 10342 chromosome A, complete sequence DNA encodes the following proteins:
- the AMF1 gene encoding Amf1p (Putative paralog of ATR1; but not required for boron tolerance; member of the DHA2 family of drug:H+ antiporters; YOR378W is not an essential gene; GO_component: GO:0016021 - integral component of membrane [Evidence IEA,IEA]; GO_component: GO:0016021 - integral component of membrane [Evidence ISM] [PMID 12192589]; GO_component: GO:0016020 - membrane [Evidence IEA]; GO_component: GO:0005886 - plasma membrane [Evidence IEA,IEA]; GO_function: GO:0003674 - molecular_function [Evidence ND]; GO_process: GO:0008150 - biological_process [Evidence ND]; GO_process: GO:0055085 - transmembrane transport [Evidence IEA]; GO_process: GO:0006810 - transport [Evidence IEA]) — translation MTQESASQKQPDSPMSGLDTPPEAIIALPLESLKTINKIRIFLRPFSLIVFSGAQILDILNVTGLMFSTRTIAETYGVSIDTASWVISAYSLTYGSFILMGGRLADYVGHRLVFTVGMTLVALCCLVGAVSHNIYVLFVFRALQGVGAALTIPTSFALVAHTFTGRTQAIAFAIVGSCAAMGGIVGVLVGGGFAGTSIGYHGLLYLSFGLSCFFLFMPFFSVEETPTNKEKLNKLDWVGSIIIVCGVILVVFGFTSAPGRWKSARVIAPIIIGVLLIAFFAYYETFLAEKLFNFEPLLPRYAWSFQNLAVVFAMSPLVFANLFVVLFAGSNEMTGLMGLSPMHSAVNFISLGVSFIIACVIGGASYGKIPSKILLVAGPLLNIIAAALMAHIDNHSYWRFLFPATIFISFGCGFFMATFINVVSNSAPLDHQGLVNGICQTGGQLGVAISLAIATSEMGDGLKASSFQATYYTLLAYSALAFLIGIIFIKSDHPNVGQQAEAKLVDEEVLDEKNLPETTNEVASV, via the coding sequence ATGACTCAAGAATCAGCTTCTCAAAAGCAACCAGATTCGCCTATGTCTGGCCTTGATACACCCCCTGAGGCTATTATAGCATTGCCTCTGGAGTCGCTAAAGACGATAAATAAGATCAGAATATTTCTGCGTCCTTTCTCTTTAATTGTATTTTCTGGTGCTCAGATCTTGGATATTCTCAATGTAACCGGATTAATGTTTTCCACCCGAACCATTGCTGAAACTTACGGTGTTAGTATCGATACTGCTAGTTGGGTCATCTCGGCATATTCGTTGACTTATGGATCATTTATTCTAATGGGAGGTAGATTGGCAGATTACGTCGGTCATAGGCTAGTTTTCACCGTTGGAATGACTTTGGTTGCGCTTTGCTGTCTTGTCGGTGCTGTCAGCCACAATATTTATGTTCTCTTCGTGTTTAGAGCTCTACAAGGAGTTGGGGCAGCCTTAACCATCCCTACTTCGTTCGCTCTAGTGGCCCATACTTTTACAGGACGCACACAGGCAATTGCCTTTGCAATTGTGGGCTCATGCGCTGCAATGGGCGGAATCGTTGGTGTTCTGGTGGGTGGTGGATTCGCTGGAACCAGTATTGGTTATCATGGTTTGTTATACCTTTCCTTTGGATTatcctgcttcttcttattTATGCCCTTTTTCTCTGTTGAGGAAACTCCGACCAATAAAGAAAAGCTCAACAAACTTGATTGGGTTGGTTCGATTATTATTGTCTGTGGAGTAATTCTTGTTGTCTTTGGTTTTACCAGTGCTCCAGGACGATGGAAATCAGCTCGTGTTATTGCTCcaattattattggtgTTCTATTGATTGCCTTTTTTGCTTACTATGAGACTTTCTTAGCCGAAAAGCTGTTCAATTTTGAGCCTTTGTTACCTCGCTACGCATGGTCATTTCAGAACCTTGCAGTTGTATTTGCAATGTCTCCGCTAGTATTTGCTAATTTATTTGTGGTCCTTTTCGCGGGATCCAATGAAATGACAGGACTCATGGGACTTTCGCCAATGCACTCCGCTGTTAACTTTATCTCTCTTGGAGTctcatttattattgccTGCGTTATCGGGGGTGCCTCGTACGGTAAAATCCCTTCTAAGATCCTACTAGTTGCTGGACCACTTTTAAATATCATTGCTGCCGCCTTGATGGCACACATTGATAATCATAGCTATTGGAGATTTCTATTTCCTGCCACTATCTTTATTTCTTTTGGCTGTGGCTTCTTCATGGCTACCTTTATCAATGTTGTGAGCAATTCTGCTCCACTGGATCACCAAGGCCTAGTGAATGGTATCTGTCAGACCGGTGGTCAGCTTGGAGTTGCGATCAGTTTGGCAATTGCAACCAGTGAAATGGGTGATGGCCTCAAAGCTTCGTCCTTCCAGGCAACTTATTACACTCTGCTTGCCTATTCAGCTCTTGCGTTTTTGATTGGTATCATCTTTATCAAGTCAGATCATCCCAATGTAGGTCAGCAAGCTGAAGCTAAATtagttgatgaagaggtTTTGGATGAGAAGAATCTGCCTGAAACTACAAATGAGGTGGCCTCAGTATAA
- the CAR1 gene encoding arginase (Arginase, catabolizes arginine to ornithine and urea; expression responds to both induction by arginine and nitrogen catabolite repression; disruption decreases production of carcinogen ethyl carbamate during wine fermentation and also enhances freeze tolerance; GO_component: GO:0005737 - cytoplasm [Evidence IDA] [PMID 14562095]; GO_component: GO:0005829 - cytosol [Evidence IDA] [PMID 205532]; GO_component: GO:0043332 - mating projection tip [Evidence IDA] [PMID 19053807]; GO_component: GO:0005634 - nucleus [Evidence IDA] [PMID 14562095]; GO_function: GO:0004053 - arginase activity [Evidence IEA,IEA]; GO_function: GO:0004053 - arginase activity [Evidence IMP] [PMID 14582193]; GO_function: GO:0004053 - arginase activity [Evidence IDA] [PMID 2404017]; GO_function: GO:0016787 - hydrolase activity [Evidence IEA]; GO_function: GO:0016813 - hydrolase activity, acting on carbon-nitrogen (but not peptide) bonds, in linear amidines [Evidence IEA]; GO_function: GO:0030145 - manganese ion binding [Evidence IDA] [PMID 1939179]; GO_function: GO:0046872 - metal ion binding [Evidence IEA,IEA]; GO_function: GO:0090369 - ornithine carbamoyltransferase inhibitor activity [Evidence IDA,IMP] [PMID 12679340]; GO_function: GO:0008270 - zinc ion binding [Evidence IDA] [PMID 1939179]; GO_process: GO:0019547 - arginine catabolic process to ornithine [Evidence IMP] [PMID 14582193]; GO_process: GO:0019547 - arginine catabolic process to ornithine [Evidence IDA] [PMID 2404017]; GO_process: GO:0006525 - arginine metabolic process [Evidence IEA,IEA]; GO_process: GO:0090368 - regulation of ornithine metabolic process [Evidence IDA,IMP] [PMID 12679340]; GO_process: GO:0000050 - urea cycle [Evidence IEA]) gives MVKLTSFTTGALTAVGLLVDTVASAGGDKGVPTLEDKWGTDWPFSGVNTFAHLPTDKCLIHPDTEFDIALIGIPFDTAVSYRPGARFGPRAIRAASARQSSLRGFNARAGINPYQDWAKVIDCDDIPVTPVDNKLALRQITEGYNELLSRPIHYKKDGKPNLPPRLITLGGDHSIVLGALRSLHKVYGPITVIHFDAHLDTWLPSKYPSSWESDPGAGDFTHGTMFWMASQEGLLSNDTCLHAGLRTRLSGKDWGDYEEDTKQGFARIASDDIMEKGVKGIVAEILERVPTTVPVYISVDIDVIDPGMAPGTGTPEAGGWQTRELIQIIRGLESLNLVGADVVEVSPAFDHAEITALAGAQVAYELITNMVIKGTPVDVLPVSAPVHNDL, from the coding sequence ATGGTCAAGCTAACTTCCTTTACTACTGGTGCCCTCACTGCTGTTGGATTGCTGGTTGATACTGTGGCATCTGCGGGCGGAGACAAAGGTGTTCCTACTCTTGAGGATAAATGGGGTACTGACTGGCCCTTTTCTGGGGTAAATACATTTGCTCACTTACCTACAGATAAATGTCTAATTCACCCAGATACTGAATTTGATATTGCACTTATTGGCATTCCATTTGATACTGCTGTTTCATATCGTCCTGGTGCTAGATTTGGCCCTAGAGCTATCCGTGCTGCTTCCGCACGTCAGTCTTCTCTGCGTGGGTTCAATGCTCGTGCTGGCATCAATCCTTATCAAGACTGGGCAAAGGTCATTGATTGTGATGACATTCCTGTGACCCCCGTTGACAACAAACTTGCTCTTCGACAAATTACTGAAGGCTACAACGAGCTGCTCAGTAGACCTATTCATTACAAAAAGGATGGCAAGCCTAACCTGCCCCCTCGTCTTATCACATTAGGTGGAGACCACTCTATTGTTCTGGGCGCTCTGCGTTCTCTTCACAAGGTCTACGGTCCTATTACTGTAATCCACTTTGATGCCCATTTGGATACATGGTTGCCATCCAAAtatccttcttcttgggaGAGCGatcctggtgctggtgatttCACCCATGGAACCATGTTCTGGATGGCTTCCCAAGAAGGTTTGTTGTCTAATGATACCTGTCTTCATGCTGGTTTACGAACAAGACTTTCTGGAAAGGACTGGGGTGATTATGAAGAGGACACTAAACAAGGTTTTGCAAGAATTGCTTCTGATGATATCATGGAGAAAGGTGTGAAGGGAATTGTTGCCGAGATCCTTGAGCGTGTTCCTACTACGGTTCCTGTATATAtctctgttgatattgatgtCATTGATCCAGGTATGGCTCCTGGAACTGGTACCCCAGAAGCTGGCGGTTGGCAAACTAGAGAGTTAATTCAGATCATCCGTGGTTTAGAGTCTCTCAATTtagttggtgctgatgttgtCGAGGTATCACCTGCTTTTGATCATGCTGAGATTACTGCCCTTGCTGGAGCCCAAGTTGCATATGAGTTGATAACCAACATGGTTATCAAGGGTACTCCCGTTGACGTCCTCCCCGTCAGTGCTCCCGTTCACAATGATTTATAA
- the YPS1 gene encoding Yps1p (Aspartic protease; member of the yapsin family of proteases involved in cell wall growth and maintenance; attached to the plasma membrane via a glycosylphosphatidylinositol (GPI) anchor; YPS1 has a paralog, MKC7, that arose from the whole genome duplication; GO_component: GO:0031225 - anchored component of membrane [Evidence IEA]; GO_component: GO:0009277 - fungal-type cell wall [Evidence IDA] [PMID 10383953]; GO_component: GO:0016020 - membrane [Evidence IEA]; GO_component: GO:0005886 - plasma membrane [Evidence IEA,IEA]; GO_function: GO:0004190 - aspartic-type endopeptidase activity [Evidence IEA,IEA]; GO_function: GO:0004190 - aspartic-type endopeptidase activity [Evidence IDA] [PMID 8389368]; GO_function: GO:0016787 - hydrolase activity [Evidence IEA]; GO_function: GO:0008233 - peptidase activity [Evidence IEA]; GO_process: GO:0031505 - fungal-type cell wall organization [Evidence IGI] [PMID 16087741]; GO_process: GO:0016485 - protein processing [Evidence IDA] [PMID 8626758]; GO_process: GO:0006508 - proteolysis [Evidence IEA,IEA]) has product MKLSTGFCLAFVASSVYATPTKSGFVSLDFVGTRANTHPIGRYNDNPKYFHPPQQVSSSSSGLKRRDSNDDSFSVSLGNQFTFYQISLEVGTPFQTFLPAIDTGSSDLWVSSSNNPFCARNQQEIDEGFADCSSGTFNANKSSTFVFNNSDFFIQYADGSFAQGEWGTDTLKIGTIVLTNSSIAVGLEANSSQGVFGIGFPGLESTNQETGQGGPPPFHHHGGDGGDGGDGSGNGGNGQGGDTENGPSQQTGPFTYENVPQLLKTQGHIDTVAYSLWLNDVNAQSGEILFGAVDHDKYKGTLMTIPLIQSVPGFNQPIERMMVVLSGLSLQDSTGKESLVMAGSTAALLDSGTTFSYLPNDVVSSLSNALGAEFSEDVGAYLTDCNVQNGNTSLIYNFSGANITVPLSEILFEVTDNNNNPITFNNGNEACVIGIFPSDDVILGDSFLRSAFVVYDLDNFEVSIANTNYNSTSSNIEAISGSVPSAVKAPNYSSTQVATSVQAEAVTGVFSGVSGTPGPFETGADASADITSSPTPTHSHSGTFKTGSSLSSSLGADISTSGDSMSSAPSASSDSSSSTGASGMFVKYKSVEISR; this is encoded by the coding sequence ATGAAGCTCTCAACTGGGTTTTGTCTGGCATTTGTTGCATCTTCTGTCTATGCCACTCCTACGAAATCAGGCTTTGTGTCTCTAGATTTCGTTGGCACCAGAGCAAATACTCATCCAATTGGTAGATACAATGATAATCCCAAGTACTTTCACCCCCCTCAACAAGTGTCATCGAGCTCCAGCGGACTTAAGCGTCGAGATTCTAATGATGACTCGTTCTCTGTTTCATTGGGAAATCAGTTCACGTTTTATCAAATAAGTCTTGAAGTTGGTACTCCTTTTCAAACTTTTCTTCCTGCTATCGATACTGGATCCAGTGACTTGTGGGttagtagcagcaataatCCTTTTTGTGCTAGAAACCAACAGGAAATCGACGAGGGCTTCGCTGATTGTTCTTCAGGTACCTTCAATGCAAACAAATCTTCgacttttgttttcaacAATAGTGACTTTTTCATTCAATACGCGGATGGCTCCTTTGCTCAGGGTGAATGGGGTACAGATACTCTCAAGATAGGAACTATTGTCTTAACGAATTCATCAATCGCAGTTGGCCTTGAGGCAAATTCCAGTCAGGGCGTTTTCGGTATCGGATTCCCTGGTCTCGAATCTACGAATCAGGAAACTGGTCAAGGTGGGCCACCACCTTTCCATCACCATGGTGGCGATGGTGGCGATGGTGGTGACGGAAGCGGAAATGGTGGAAACGGACAGGGCGGCGACACCGAAAATGGACCAAGCCAACAAACTGGTCCTTTCACATATGAGAATGTTCCCCAACTTCTTAAGACTCAAGGCCATATTGACACAGTTGCGTACTCACTGTGGCTTAACGACGTCAATGCTCAATCTGGGGAAATTTTGTTTGGCGCTGTTGATCATGATAAATACAAGGGTACACTAATGACCATACCCCTTATTCAGTCGGTACCTGGTTTCAATCAACCAATTGAGAGGATGATGGTAGTCCTGTCTGGTCTGTCCTTGCAGGATAGCACTGGAAAAGAGTCACTTGTAATGGCAGGTTCAACTGCTGCTCTGCTCGATTCAGGAACTACCTTCAGCTACCTCCCGAATGATGTGGTTAGTTCACTCAGTAATGCACTCGGTGCTGAATTCTCAGAAGACGTTGGTGCTTACCTCACTGATTGTAATGTTCAGAATGGCAACACCTCTCTAATTTACAACTTCAGTGGTGCCAACATCACAGTTCCTTTATCAGAAATTTTATTCGAGGTGACtgataataacaacaacccCATTACGTTTAACAATGGAAATGAGGCATGTGTTATCGGTATTTTTCCTTCGGATGACGTTATTCTTGGAGATTCTTTCCTTCGCAGCGCTTTTGTTGTATACGACCTCGATAATTTTGAAGTTTCTATTGCAAACACGAACTATAACTCGACATCAAGTAATATCGAGGCTATTTCTGGTAGTGTTCCTAGTGCTGTTAAGGCTCCTAACTATAGCTCCACTCAGGTTGCTACCTCAGTTCAAGCGGAAGCCGTTACTGGCGTATTTTCTGGTGTATCTGGTACTCCAGGTCCTTTCGAGACTGGTGCAGACGCTTCTGCAGATATCACTTCGTCTCCCACTCCTACTCACTCCCACTCAGGTACGTTTAAAACTGgttcttctctctcttcatcccttggtgctgatatttcTACATCTGGAGATAGCATGTCAAGTGCTCCAAGTGCGTCGTCTGATTCCAGTTCTTCTACTGGGGCATCAGGTATGTTTGTAAAATACAAGAGTGTTGAAATATCGCGCTAG
- the CRG1 gene encoding Crg1p (S-AdoMet-dependent methyltransferase involved in lipid homeostasis; mediates resistance to a drug cantharidin; GO_component: GO:0005575 - cellular_component [Evidence ND]; GO_component: GO:0005737 - cytoplasm [Evidence IEA,IEA]; GO_function: GO:0008757 - S-adenosylmethionine-dependent methyltransferase activity [Evidence IDA] [PMID 22028670]; GO_function: GO:0003729 - mRNA binding [Evidence IDA] [PMID 20844764]; GO_function: GO:0008168 - methyltransferase activity [Evidence IEA,IEA]; GO_function: GO:0008168 - methyltransferase activity [Evidence IMP] [PMID 22028670]; GO_function: GO:0016740 - transferase activity [Evidence IEA]; GO_process: GO:0055088 - lipid homeostasis [Evidence IMP] [PMID 22028670]; GO_process: GO:0008152 - metabolic process [Evidence IEA]; GO_process: GO:0032259 - methylation [Evidence IEA]), giving the protein MSSTSSPAANPRQVNSVSLNSFNQNHLLYDQVRPGYIPEAVETFLQKLHITTGSKVVELAAGTGKFTASIADSGFDIIAVEPSPGMLKSFKKKFPQIPTIEASSYDIPLESESIDAVIVAQGFHWFANDESVKEIARILRPDGRLGLIWNYDDLEALDKNSVQRSIADYIHSFDLDVPQYRRKEWIPVLLNQPYFYVPYKEEHFNFKKRVPNDKDFFWKYWESRSYITALSEEKRSEVQQEVYKLFNRNLKPEDINEDGTLTFRAGVHLVWLTKK; this is encoded by the coding sequence ATgtcttcaacatcatccCCAGCTGCCAATCCGAGACAGGTCAATTCTGTTTCACTCAACTCGTTCAATCAAAACCATCTACTATACGATCAAGTCCGACCAGGATATATCCCAGAGGCAGTTGAGACCTTTCTTCAGAAATTGCATATCACGACAGGTTCGAAAGTTGTTGAATTGGCTGCGGGTACTGGTAAGTTCACCGCTTCAATCGCCGACTCAGGGTTTGATATTATTGCAGTAGAACCTTCGCCTGGGATGCTGAAATCCTTCAAAAAGAAGTTTCCTCAGATCCCCACTATAGAGGCTTCTTCGTATGATATTCCATTAGAAAGTGAGTCCATTGATGCTGTTATTGTCGCTCAAGGATTCCATTGGTTTGCAAATGACGAGTCTGTGAAGGAAATTGCTAGAATACTACGTCCAGACGGTCGATTGGGCCTGATTTGGAACTATGATGATCTGGAGGCCCTAGACAAGAATAGCGTCCAGCGTAGCATTGCTGACTATATCCATTCTTTTGATCTGGATGTACCTCAGTACCGCCGAAAGGAGTGGATCCCTGTTCTTCTCAACCAACCCTATTTCTACGTCCCTTATAAAGAAGAAcattttaattttaaaaAGAGGGTCCCAAATGACAAAGACTTTTTCTGGAAGTATTGGGAGAGTCGCAGCTATATCACAGCTCTTTCTGAGGAAAAGAGATCGGAAGTGCAGCAAGAGGTCTATAAGCTGTTTAACAGAAACCTCAAACCAGAGGACATCAATGAAGATGGTACCTTGACTTTTAGGGCTGGTGTTCATCTCGTATGGCTAACTAAGAAGTGA